TGGGCCATAACCGGCGGACACACGGACGTTGTTCGTTACCTTCTCGACCACGGCGCCGACCCGAGCCACCGCGATCGGCAGGGCTTCGATGCCTCCTTCGCGGCCGTGCAGACCAGCCACCTTGCTCTGCTGCTCATGCTCACCGAGGACGCGGCGCGCGAAGGCCGCCTCCTGCAGACCAGCGATCACGGCCTCGTCTTCTACAAGCCGTCCtcggagcagcaggcgcaggccGCCACGCGCGAGAACCCGCGCACGAAGAGGTCATACTACCTGCTGaacccgcagcagcgtgacgTAGAGGGGCACACGCTCATGCACTGGGCCGCCTACCGCAACTCTCCTGCGACGTGTCAATACCTGCTAGACCATTGGGGCTACGACGTGAATGCGCAGGACAACCATGGCCGCACGCCGCTGGTATGGGCCGCGCGCGAGGGCTTCTCTGAGATAATGGAGCTGCTTCTCAGCCGCGGTGCCGACCGGCACATCGCGGACAGCGACGgctggacggcgctgcagcacgcccgCGTCCGAAATCATCCGGAGGCAGTCTATGTGCTGGAGTCGTACCCCGTGTCGAGCCTGacagccgccacggcggcgaccACCTCCGATAATGCGCTTGCCGACCGCGAGTTCAGCCAGCTGGCCGACTCGGtgaaggcagcgctgctggaaGCGTCCGCAGAAGCCACCATCAACACCACCAGCAGAGGTcggtacgtgtgcgtgcgggaTCGCCGAGCTGCCGGCACGTTGCGCATGATCCGCACAGACACCACCTTCGCCATGATGGCCATCGCGGGCCCCGTGTACGTCGCCCTCACCTTCTTTCTGGTGAAGGTGCTGCCACCCATCGCAAGCTACCTTCCATTTTGCATGTTCTTCTTCAAGAATGTCTTGTGGTCCATGCTGACGCCGCGGCCGACGCAGaccagccgcagcgggccgccgccaccgctgatCAAGCAGGTCGGTATGGCGATGAGCATCGCGGAGTCGGTGCGCGGCACGTGGCGCTTCCGCCTGCGTGACCCGATAAACCTGTTCATCTGGCTCACCTTCCTGGTCGTCCAGGTGTGGGCGTGGAACAGCCTGGGGCTGGTgtcgctcttctccctcttcggtggcgacgccgcagcagcagaggagcgccaggcggcgtcggcagcagcggcagcgctgtggGGCACGAGCGCAACGTCGACTGCCGACGGCACAGCTCGGCAGCCCCTCATCCACTATTTCGGTCTTTCTCTCATCCGCCTCCTCACGTTCCGGTCGAGCCCGCTGGACCAGTTCCAGGccgacaccgctgccgccaccccgGCCTTCGTGGCCGCCGAGAAGGCGTACATGGCGCAGTCGAACAACCTCGTGCGCTGTGTGCTCATGCTGCTCCTGCTAACCTCCGTGACATGCGCGGTGCTGTGCAAGCTGCTCGCTGGCCGGTCGATGATGCGCGCGTCGGAAGAGGGCACGTTGCGCACGTCACCCCTTTGGCACATCCTCGCATCGCGGCAGTACCGCTGGCTGCACCCGCGCCTCTTCTCCCAGGAGCGCCACATGCAGATCCCGCTGCGCGCCTTCTACTGTCGTGAGCGTGACGTCGTCGTGCGCGGCTACGACAGCTACTCGAGTCTGCTGGACAGCCCGATCGGACGCTCGAATCACCTCTTATTCGTGTTGTCACTGACGTGTTTTGCGCTGTTtgagctgctggtggtggtgtggggaacgcagcagacacgcgtgctgctgcgctgcccggAGCGCGTGCCGTGGTATCGCGatgccttcttcgccttccaGACCACcgaggcgatggcggcagcggttgCCGCCAGAGGGACAATGTCGGTGACGACGTGGAACAACACAAGCCTacaggcggcgacgccgtccaTGCTAGCTGCCGCGACACCTGTCTTGAGCTTCGCCTGGCTGAACACGGCGATGGAAGTGTGGCTGCACGGGCTTCCGTGCCGCCAGTACCGCCTCCTGGACGAGATCACGATGAACTATGTcaaggcagcagccgcgtccgccgcagctgcgaaGCACAAGCCGTCTATCCTTGTCAGCTACGTGCACCGGGGAGTCTTTCTTTTCCGCTACTACCTCTGGCCGACGCGTGCCTCGATGCTTGGGGTGTGGGTGCTGCACTacagcgccatcgccgcggtCTTGATTGGCTGTGTTGCCGTGCGCCAGTGGATCGGTGTCTGGTGCGGCGCCACTCGCATGGAGCTGGCAAACCCGCTCGCGCAaggcagcgatggcgagcTCGTGTCGATTTTTCCGAAGGACGctcagcaggcgcagcgggttGTGCccatcgacgacgacgaggagcgcTACTATGCGACCGTGTGTCCGCCCAAGGCGCGCACTAGTACCACcggcagagcggcagcggcggcggagggcggcggccggTGTCTGTACGCAGAGGGCAACGGCATTGTCAACGTACTCGCCTTCCTGCTGGGCCGGAATGGGAAGCGCTGGGTGGGTGCCATGACGGTGTCGTCCCACAACGCCCCGGTGAAGACGCCGATGCTGTTGTGAGCAGCGCCGGGGCTGCCTTTGGCGCAGACGGAGGGCGATGCGGATCAGGGAAGTGAAGGCGCATGTGCAGGCACTCCAccaggcgtgcgtgcgtcggccCGCGCGCGTGGGGAGGATGGGCACTCTTCTTCCtgcttgtttttttttctgcccGTCCTTGATGACGGCGCGAAGCGCCTTGCAGTGCGTGGCGTCTCGAGGCGCCAGTGCTCtcacccacccgcccacactctttttctgtgtgtgtgtgtgtgtgtgtagagggagggagggagggagcagcaccccgcctctccctctatcCCCTTGCCGAACGCAGAAGCACTGCTGGTGGTGACGCAGAGTCACGCAACGACGGcgtaggggagggggaggttCAGAGGGAAGCGTCGCCACGGAGGTCGGCGGCTAGGCCCTGGgatggcgtggcgtcggagtGGCCTGCGACACTGCACACGTCTGTGCCATCCACGTGATGGGCAGAGTGTCACAGTGACTCAGATGTACCTCACATGCCCCTCCCACCGCCCACTGGGG
Above is a genomic segment from Leishmania major strain Friedlin complete genome, chromosome 3 containing:
- a CDS encoding conserved hypothetical protein (previous protein_id=AAM69014.1) — protein: MMLRHMKGMWDQLVGLDEYLPGTPNPKRWHYHNPADDFPYDTMGRRNLASAAEQHRGRTAAERLFRENDAVRRRQFPSCFEEACAYGNLQAVILMWAQGAVDIPTRQAVYEGNNASSLMWAAFKGHLSIVRFLVDHDAPLGAVNALGHTALQWAITGGHTDVVRYLLDHGADPSHRDRQGFDASFAAVQTSHLALLLMLTEDAAREGRLLQTSDHGLVFYKPSSEQQAQAATRENPRTKRSYYLLNPQQRDVEGHTLMHWAAYRNSPATCQYLLDHWGYDVNAQDNHGRTPLVWAAREGFSEIMELLLSRGADRHIADSDGWTALQHARVRNHPEAVYVLESYPVSSLTAATAATTSDNALADREFSQLADSVKAALLEASAEATINTTSRGRYVCVRDRRAAGTLRMIRTDTTFAMMAIAGPVYVALTFFLVKVLPPIASYLPFCMFFFKNVLWSMLTPRPTQTSRSGPPPPLIKQVGMAMSIAESVRGTWRFRLRDPINLFIWLTFLVVQVWAWNSLGLVSLFSLFGGDAAAAEERQAASAAAAALWGTSATSTADGTARQPLIHYFGLSLIRLLTFRSSPLDQFQADTAAATPAFVAAEKAYMAQSNNLVRCVLMLLLLTSVTCAVLCKLLAGRSMMRASEEGTLRTSPLWHILASRQYRWLHPRLFSQERHMQIPLRAFYCRERDVVVRGYDSYSSLLDSPIGRSNHLLFVLSLTCFALFELLVVVWGTQQTRVLLRCPERVPWYRDAFFAFQTTEAMAAAVAARGTMSVTTWNNTSLQAATPSMLAAATPVLSFAWLNTAMEVWLHGLPCRQYRLLDEITMNYVKAAAASAAAAKHKPSILVSYVHRGVFLFRYYLWPTRASMLGVWVLHYSAIAAVLIGCVAVRQWIGVWCGATRMELANPLAQGSDGELVSIFPKDAQQAQRVVPIDDDEERYYATVCPPKARTSTTGRAAAAAEGGGRCLYAEGNGIVNVLAFLLGRNGKRWVGAMTVSSHNAPVKTPMLL